One Cucumis melo cultivar AY chromosome 8, USDA_Cmelo_AY_1.0, whole genome shotgun sequence genomic window, ccttaatttgagaaaagttcAAGGTTTTATCCACAAATTACTTTGATTCGAGGATAAAAGTTTAAGTTTGATTTTTTGGGATAAAATTTGGGAACTAACCAAATTTTAGTTTTGAGATAAGGATGAGGTTTCTACCATACCTTAATTTGTATATGTTCACAAGAATTTAGAATAAtcgattttaattttaaaatggccatttttaattttgagataaataggaGACCTCCATCTTTGGATAAAGTTAGATTTATGactctaatttaaatttgagataaaacgGGAGGTCATATATGCAAGTTAATTTGACTTGAATTTTGaacacaaattttaattttaaaattgcagtAAAAATCTAAGTTTTGAAATAAATTTGTCAAATTATCTTGAAAAGTGGAATTCGAGatttatcacaaaataaaataacataagataattgaattttttaatgttatttttaaaaaatttaaaaattaaaatattttcagatatctcaaaagtgaaattcgagattttatttcaaaataaaataacataagataattgaattttaattttattttattatttaaaaaatatttaaaattattccAAATTCTATTAAGAATTGGACTTGTTGGCCTTATAAATAGCCTCATACTTTAGTCATTTTTTCCTTATCAAGCTAAACAAAAGTacgagagagagaaaaacttctcttctccctctcttttttttcttcttttcttcttttcttcttctttttttttttttactttatgtCCCCTTTTTTATAGGTACTAGAGTTGTCGTGCCTCTTTTTGCTTTCTAACATATTTTTAAAAGGTGAGatttttttattctcttttttcttttattttccttttcttttttttgcaaTCGTTTGCTGCCATCAGCGGTTTGATTTCTACTAAGGGCGATCAGGCATTACCATTGGATCCAACTCCTAGTAGGAACGATCAAACATCTTCATTCTGCTTCATCGTCAACAATCGATTTCTACTAGGGACAATCAGGCTTTTACTATCGGATCCAACTCCTAGTAAGAACGATCAGGCATCTTTGTTCTGCTTCATCGTCAGCGATCTGATTTCTACTAAGGATGATCAGGCTTTTGCCATCAGATCCAATTCCTAGTAGAAACGATCAAGCATCTTCGTTCCGCTTCGCTATTAGCAATCTGATTTCTACTAAGGGCAATCGAGCTTTTGTTGTCGAATCCAACTCCTAGTAGGAACGATTGAACATCTTTGTTCTGCTCATCGTCAGCGATCCGATTTTTACTAGGGGCAATCGGGCTTTTGTCGTCAGATCCAACTCCTAGTAGGAACGATCGGACATCTTCATTCTACTTTGGCATTAGCGATTCGATTTCTATTAGGAGCGATCGGGCTTTTATCTTCGAATCTAACTCTTAGTAAGAACGATTGAGCATCTTTGTTCTGCTTTACCGTCAGCGATCCGATTTCTACTAGGGGCGATTAGGCATTTGTTGTCGAATCCATCTTGTAGTAAGAATGATCAGACATCTTCGTTCTCCTTTACCGTCAGCGATCCGATTTCTACTAGGGGCGATGGGACATTTGTCGTCGGATCCAACTCCTAGTAGAAATAATTGGACATCTTCGTTATGCTTACCGTTAATGATCCAATTTCTACAAGGGACGATCATGCATTTGCCATCGAATCCAAGTGCTAGTAGGAACGATCGGACACCTTCGTTCCGCTTCGCCATCAACGATTCGATTTTTACTAGAGATAATCGGGCATTTACCATCGGATCCAACTCATAGTAGGAACGATCGAACACCTTTGTTTTACTTAGCCATCTTCGATTCAACTTTTACTAGGAGACCATCAGGCATTTGTAGTCAGATCCACCTTTCTAGTAGGAATGATCGGACACATTCTTTCTACTCTGTCGTCATTTCAAAGAGGCAAAACTGCACCATCTTCATCTTAGAGAGGTAAAGGTAGGGTTGCACCATCATCGTCATTTTAGAGAGAAGGAGGCAGAGCTGCATTGTCGACGTCATCTTTGAAGAAGCAGAACCAAAGCTATCGTCACTAGaacaaatataggctttaatgtcggttgggaaaaatggaaaatgaacattaatgtcggttttgaaaacgcggatgtttaatgtcggttttccaccgacattaaagactaagctttaatgtcggttttaaaccgacattaaaggtccgccattttgaaaaccgacattaaaggtccatttaatttttttttaataattttattttgtgaaaaaataatagtctctctcttactttactctttcgaCCCTCTCCTACTCGCGCAATCCCTTTTCTTCTCCAAATGAATTCGTCCATTTCTTCTTCGGCGACTTTTTCTTCTCCGATGCCCGTTCCTTCTCCGACTTTTTCTCATTgtttttctcatcttcttttctttttctgaatCCTTCCCATATTCATCCAAAGGCATGCTCATCCACTTTCTGTAGAGGTAAATTCGTATTTTACATTTTCCATTCTTCATCTTCGATTTTGATTTTCGATTTTCATTTGGGTTTCCTTCCTTTGAGTTTCTGTTTTCCCGTTTCGTTCAATGGGAATGTTGCGGttgattgatttgtttttttataattttatgaaCTATTCATATCCAactttagggtttagggtcgAATCACCATCGCTctctattttctcttcttcttcgatAGTTCCGTCACTCTCTTCTTATGGATTGTTGGTCCCTTTCTCTCCCTCTCGACGACGAGTTCAAGAAGCTCGTCAATCGTATGAACCCTCACaggtttctttttctctttaatctTCGATTTTCATTATGGGTTTTGTTTACTCTGTTTCTTTTCTTAAATGGGTTTTGTTTTCCAGGGTTACCATTGATAATGATTCCATCAGAAAAGCTACTCCGATTaaggtctttttttttctacttcaattattatttatccCTTCCATTAAGCCCTTTCGTTGCATCAGCAAGCAGCCGAAAACCAACTCCGGCAGCAACTCAACTCACCAACCGTGCTGCTGTTCTCATCTGCCTCTTCCTAACCGACATTGGCGAGCTCCGCGTCATCCTCACAAAGCGAGCCTCTACGCTTTCTTCCCACTCTGGTAAGTCTCAATCCCAAACGCGAATTCATTTTTGTGAAATTGAAGTTGTTTTGAATGGCAGTAGATTAGGACGACGATTAGATAATTGACATTCAGGGTGCAGGGGAAGTTGCACTCCCTGGCGGAAAAAGGGACCTGAGTGATGCAGACGATGTTGCGACGGCATTGAGGGAGGCAGAGGAGGAAATTGGATTAGCCCCTGCTCTTGTTAACATCATCGCTGTTCTTCAACCATTTGTTAATAAGGTTTACATGtctttttgttttcaatattGAGTTTAGATTCTGTTTGTCCATGTAGCTTATTCAGTGTACAATCTGTACTTTGTCTTGGTGAAcaagtatatataaaagcttgTTGGGATCAGAACTTCTTTGTTAATTTTGCTTATTGCCACTAATTTGTCGCCTGATCAATACATCAAAACTAGGCTTAGACTTGGATAACAAAACAAGGGAACTCATAGGTGTAATTATATTAGTGttcataaaattaattttcaaaagctAAGCCCTATGGTTACCATTTGGTTATTCATTTTGGATTTTGGAAATTAAACCTCTAAACACCTCTTCCACTTAcaagttttttgttttgttgtaaACTTTTTACCAATGATTCAAAACACCAAGTCAAATTCATTCTTGCTTTTGGAATTGGAATTTGGCTGAAAATTTAACTTTGTACTTATGAAAAATGCAAACCGTTGCATGAAAACGAGAGAAAATATGCTTAactttcaaaaactaaaaaccaaacATGAAATGGTTACCGCATGAGATTTAAATGGTTATCAAATAGGCCCTACAAACAAAGTTTCCTCTGTCCAGTTTATTGATAGAATCACATTCCCATCCAGTATTCATTTAACATTGTCCGGGGAACTATTGAACTTGGCTTATTAGATAAAGCATTTGGTTGAGGGAAGACACCTTTTGATTGAAATTGAAGGTGTAGACATGTTCTTTTGGTTTAACCAGGAATTGCTTTTAAGCCATATTTTGCATTTTGCTGCTAATTCGAACCCTTTTTGGTGGTTGTTGTCTCGTGTAATTTATGAATTTCCCACCATTTCACATGTGATGTGTATTCTCTGTGCAGAAGGGTATGACTGTAGTTCCTGTCCTTGGCCTGTTATCTAGCAAGGAAGCATTCAATCCAACTCCAAATGCTGGTGAAGTAGATGCAGTATTTGATGTTCCCTTGGAAATGTTCCTTAAGGTTCATCATATTGTTTGATGTTAACtctgattaaattaaattacacAGAATGGTTGTGATTGTTGTTTCATTCTGTATTAGTCTCACACTTTGAAGTTGCCACAGGATGAGAAAAGAAGAGCAGTGGAGAAGGAATGGATGGGATATAATTATCTACTACACTTTTTTGACTACGAATGTAAGATATAATTACCAACTATTAATGCATCTTGTGCTATAAAACTACAGTTCTATACTTTTAGCTGTAGATAATTACAGCATTTAGCTAGCAGGCCAATTTCTCTGTTAAAAAATGGTGTTCCTTATTGTTCGATTGCTTGATGCTTACATTGTTATTCGATAAGGTTATGTACAGGATTTAGTTGCTGAGATCCTACACATAACTATAAATCCTATATAACTCTCTGCAGTAATCAGCCCTTTCGTTGCATCAGCAAGCAGCCGAAAACCGCTGCAAAGCTCAGACACAAACACCTCGACGTCGAGCTTCTGTGCCATCACCGGCAACAAGTCTTCATACCCTTCATCCACTCTACTTGAGGTATTATGATTTTGATCCATTGCTGAAGACGAGAAATTAAGATGAAGAgggaattatatatataaagcctTATTGATTGGTTTGGTTGGAAAGGACAATTCTTGATGTCAACTCATCCCTCAAAATCATCCCAAATCTTACCTGTCTAAGATACCCACAATCTCTAAATACATATAAATTAAAAGGACGACACACAGGAGAACAAAATATTTCCCTATACTAAGTGTCTAAGTCTAACCATAGTTAAGTTTTAGATGAGTGTGTGAGAGAGAACAGATTTTTATCCAAAGACAAAAGTTAATGCTTTAGGTGACTCCTTTTCATGGCAATTATACTTCTGGTATTGTGCTGTACCATCTCATGTTTAATTTCTGATTTCTAATTATTGTTTGTacaaagaaatataatatatattgatatatgCAGGCTATCGCTGTAGTGAAGCAAGCATTGGACGTTGACCCTACAAACTTAGAGATGCTTCATGCACTTGGTGTGAGTCATGCAAATGGTCAGTTGTTGCTTCCTTATCTAATTACATGTTGTATATGATGTATATCATGGGTTTCGGTTGCGAGACTTGCAATTATAACTAGGTCATAAAattgttacttatcaattcaaccatcttgatgtcttttacagggagatatcactaaacaaatgactgcaatagaagaaatggttgcaagtgagtacaattagccagacccttatctttgtgacaagatcttgaagatggtcatttgtgaagcgttctagtttgctattagttgcaattttagttattgctctctcaatatattctttttctttctttctttctttttttccaaaggatgatcaatgtataataattaagcttcataacttctttgtatttggagccaagttgtatataaatgtacacattattaagatttcattttgtatatgtacaagtaaaagatttcatttttaactatttggtgtcatacaaaatggacaataatgcaaggatttaataaaaataaatttgaaaaaacgacattaaagacagctttaatgtcggttaaaaaaaaattaaagacatctttaatgtcggttatccaccgacattaaagataaaccgacattaaaggccttcaataacaccttcaaagatgtcggtttataaccgacattgaaggcctttaatgtcggtttataaccgacattaaagatgtctttaatgtcggttataaaccgacattgaagcccaaccgacattaaagccctttaataacgctcgcaaagatgtcggtcgccaagtgacattaaaggcctttaatgtcggttttaaaccgacattaaaggccaaatttcttgtagtgcgtCATTTTAGAGAGGCGAAGGTGGAGCTGCACCATTGTCGTCTTCTTGGATATGTGAGGCAAAGTTGCACCGTCGTCGTCTTCTTGGATAGGCAGAGGTGGAGCTACACCGTCGTCATCTTATTAAAGAGGTAGATATAGAGCTTTCCCATTGTGATCTTCTTAGAGCTGCACTATCATCCTTTTAGAGAGGCAGAGGCAAAACTGCACTATCGTTTTCATCTTGGAGAGATGGAGGTAGAGTTGCACCATCGTCATCCTCTCGGAGTTGCACCATCATCATTTGGAAAGTTGGAGGTTGAGATGTACTATCATCATCATGCTCCGAGCTGCAACACATTGGAGATGAATGATCCCCTCGATGGTCGATATTggagatgatgatcctctcaaTGTAGCATATTGAAGATGATGACTTTCTCAGCTACAACATATTGGAGATTACGACATTATCagctacaacatatttgagatgacagTCTTCTCTCAATTGCAATATATTTGAGATGAAGACTTTCTTGGCTAAAACATATTGGAGATGAAGATCTTCTCTACTACAAAatatttgagatgacgatcttctcgattgcaacatatttgagatgatgatTTTCTCAGCTGCATCATATTTGAGATGACAATCTTCTCGactgtaacatatttgagataaGGCAGAGTTTGTTGCATCGACATTTTGGTGAGGAGGGCAGAGCCGCATCTGCATTGATGAAGCCTAAAGTCTTCAAACTTGAGCTTGAAGAAGCAATGATAAAGGTTTTTTTTGGCTTGAAAAGACCAAAACTTTTGAGTTTACGTATGAGAAAGCGTCAATAAAGCTTTCGAGCTTGAATATGTGGAAGCGTTGACGAAGCCTTCtagcttgaatatgaggatgCATCGATGAAACCTTCGAACTTGGACATGGAAAAGTAACAGTGCAATCCTCAAAGTTGGAGATAAAAAGGCATTGGTGAAGTCTCCAACTTTGCATTTGAATGAGCATTGATGAAATCTTTGAActtgaatttcaaaaaacaTTAACAAAGCCTCAGAATCAATTATGAGGAAATTCTAAACTTGTGTGAACTTGAATTTCAAGAACATTAACAAAACCTCTGAATTTGATTCTGAGGAACTTCTAAACTTGTGTgaatttgaatttcaagaaacattaacaaaacctcagaatttgatttttaggaacttctaaactTGACAATGGAGTGTTGAAC contains:
- the LOC127150700 gene encoding nudix hydrolase 15, mitochondrial-like is translated as MDCWSLSLPLDDEFKKLVNRLPLIMIPSEKLLRLRSFFFYFNYYLSLPLSPFVASASSRKPTPAATQLTNRAAVLICLFLTDIGELRVILTKRASTLSSHSGEVALPGGKRDLSDADDVATALREAEEEIGLAPALVNIIAVLQPFVNKKGMTVVPVLGLLSSKEAFNPTPNAGEVDAVFDVPLEMFLKDEKRRAVEKEWMGYNYLLHFFDYECKI